One genomic segment of [Phormidium] sp. ETS-05 includes these proteins:
- a CDS encoding Calx-beta domain-containing protein — protein MESTVVLETATKLETVDLAWQAAQDLLKSFATTGDYDAKMQGIFGDRLDGEKARVLAASWAAGDFSAFPAIEVRDSAEINGAWGAFAQATGKIYLSRELVNAGDVGAIGSVLLEEYGHYIDAQVNREDAPGDEGALFAASVEGQLLNESDILTLKAEDDSAVVVLDGQEVSIEQKEIIHDDNLREVLQGTNEDDKIIGDPGDTIYAFGGNDGVGYLGVDTGEYVSLGEGNDGFEIDYRFPTDERASITVEGGPGNDTIAGSAGNDTIIGGSGGLLAGGGLGDDLYIVPLDSGAIIGDGDGNATISGGNDTIRFESGNLALIPPTVGQIGLGIIGPNNLVIDANKNGVLELPNPSLFPLGDIIIQNFFATEGQRCIPNFVSFIETVGNLSGQEILDFICNQTDTPTTPTISISPPITKTKEGDPPLSFEIKLTEASDQIVTVNYRTEDGTSTNPRFNAKQGEDYNYASSQVTFTPGETSQKISVATLYDKEPESPGGEEFYIKLEPTNAKLPSPDYHATVYISDGADQKRFPKELRNLFGHVSSQLQILAISLGTITSFIPLLIPFAPVPFIITAGSLELMSLILAQLAQDPPDPNFTTIAEPITPSLSQQPFTASDLGSQQLADAANAMIANQTQWIGVAQALQTSLDRADGAVAAGDEAWQKQQEQAAQKYTLALGALTDPQPQLLADFFNAYQAAELPALNLTVSDVIDYQNQLRANGLSPEMVQTLTELGADSVTQQEILQNLLTLDPNQVVSMGGGVFPNALIDNSFRDSIIASAAAFDQGIIGAGFTDGVVAITIPTPNVTGDGLVTGLPPNANIPDTNLITLTDGPDTALPTVAAGQQILGLSGQDNLTGTTAADRINGNQGTDTINGSNGDDTLWGGKGSDQIDGGADNDLIYGNKDNDILNGGDGNDTLHGGKRRDILTGGAGDDILAGEIGQDILTGDAGNDTFILAGGEFAALSLPQADVIMDFTLGDKIGLAGGLAFADLTLETISLSLNSAAAITATALKAGENYLGIVAGIAPATLTADVFVGV, from the coding sequence ATGGAAAGCACAGTGGTTTTGGAAACGGCGACTAAGTTGGAAACGGTTGATTTGGCTTGGCAAGCGGCGCAAGACCTTCTGAAAAGTTTTGCCACCACAGGGGATTATGATGCCAAAATGCAAGGGATATTTGGCGATCGCCTGGATGGGGAAAAAGCACGAGTTTTGGCAGCATCTTGGGCCGCTGGAGATTTTAGCGCTTTTCCGGCGATCGAGGTTCGGGACTCGGCTGAGATTAATGGCGCATGGGGGGCTTTTGCCCAAGCTACGGGCAAGATTTATCTGTCGCGGGAGTTGGTGAATGCGGGAGATGTAGGGGCGATCGGCTCTGTTCTCCTAGAGGAATATGGACATTATATAGATGCACAGGTGAATCGTGAAGATGCACCAGGGGATGAGGGGGCACTTTTTGCCGCTTCGGTTGAGGGTCAGCTATTGAATGAGTCGGACATCTTGACCCTGAAAGCTGAAGATGATTCGGCTGTGGTGGTTTTGGATGGGCAAGAGGTGAGTATTGAGCAGAAAGAGATTATACATGACGATAACCTTCGTGAAGTCCTACAAGGAACGAATGAAGATGATAAAATAATAGGTGATCCTGGTGATACTATTTACGCTTTTGGTGGCAACGATGGGGTAGGGTATCTAGGGGTAGATACAGGAGAATATGTATCTCTGGGCGAAGGAAATGACGGGTTTGAGATTGATTATAGATTCCCAACCGATGAAAGGGCTTCTATAACCGTTGAGGGTGGTCCCGGAAATGATACAATTGCAGGAAGTGCTGGCAATGACACAATTATCGGAGGATCTGGCGGGCTCTTGGCTGGTGGGGGACTCGGTGACGATCTTTATATTGTGCCTCTCGATTCAGGTGCGATTATAGGGGACGGTGATGGTAATGCCACAATCAGTGGTGGTAATGACACAATCAGATTTGAAAGCGGAAATTTAGCTTTGATTCCACCAACAGTGGGACAAATTGGTCTAGGAATTATCGGCCCTAATAACCTGGTAATCGATGCTAACAAAAATGGTGTACTTGAGCTACCAAACCCAAGTTTATTTCCACTCGGTGATATAATAATTCAAAACTTTTTTGCTACTGAGGGTCAGAGATGTATCCCAAATTTTGTTAGCTTCATTGAAACCGTAGGAAATCTATCGGGTCAGGAAATTCTAGATTTTATTTGCAATCAAACAGACACTCCCACCACTCCCACCATATCGATTTCTCCTCCCATTACTAAAACCAAAGAAGGCGATCCACCATTATCGTTTGAAATCAAGTTGACAGAAGCCAGCGATCAAATAGTAACAGTCAACTACAGGACAGAAGATGGTACTTCGACTAACCCTAGATTCAATGCGAAGCAGGGTGAAGACTACAACTATGCTAGTAGTCAGGTTACTTTTACCCCAGGAGAAACTAGCCAAAAAATAAGCGTTGCTACCCTGTACGACAAAGAGCCAGAGAGTCCAGGAGGAGAAGAATTCTACATAAAACTTGAACCAACCAATGCAAAACTTCCCTCGCCAGATTATCACGCGACTGTTTATATCTCTGATGGGGCAGACCAAAAGCGATTCCCTAAAGAACTAAGAAATTTATTCGGTCACGTGAGCAGTCAGTTACAAATTCTAGCAATATCTCTAGGAACAATCACTTCATTTATTCCTTTACTTATTCCTTTCGCCCCAGTGCCTTTCATTATAACAGCTGGTTCTCTTGAATTGATGTCATTGATTTTAGCTCAGTTAGCACAAGACCCCCCCGATCCCAATTTCACAACGATCGCCGAACCAATTACCCCTTCTCTATCTCAACAACCATTTACCGCCAGTGATTTGGGCAGCCAACAACTCGCCGATGCTGCTAATGCAATGATAGCGAATCAAACCCAATGGATTGGTGTTGCCCAAGCCTTACAAACATCCCTCGATCGCGCTGATGGTGCCGTTGCTGCTGGGGATGAAGCTTGGCAAAAACAACAAGAACAAGCCGCGCAAAAATATACCCTAGCACTAGGAGCATTAACAGACCCTCAACCTCAACTGCTGGCTGACTTTTTCAATGCCTATCAAGCTGCTGAACTTCCGGCCCTAAATCTTACGGTTAGCGATGTAATTGATTATCAAAATCAGCTTCGCGCCAACGGTTTATCCCCCGAAATGGTACAAACCCTGACGGAACTCGGTGCCGATAGCGTCACCCAACAAGAGATTCTGCAAAATCTTTTAACCCTCGATCCCAATCAAGTCGTCTCTATGGGTGGAGGTGTTTTCCCCAATGCCCTAATAGATAACTCCTTCAGAGATTCTATCATTGCCAGCGCCGCCGCATTCGACCAAGGAATCATCGGCGCAGGTTTCACAGACGGAGTTGTTGCTATCACCATACCCACCCCTAATGTCACTGGGGATGGTCTTGTCACCGGACTACCGCCAAATGCCAACATTCCCGACACCAACCTAATCACCCTCACCGATGGCCCTGATACTGCCCTTCCTACCGTAGCAGCCGGTCAACAAATTCTCGGCTTATCCGGTCAAGATAACCTCACTGGCACCACCGCCGCCGATCGGATTAACGGCAACCAAGGAACAGATACCATCAACGGTTCTAATGGCGATGATACTTTATGGGGTGGCAAAGGTTCAGATCAGATTGATGGTGGCGCGGACAATGATTTAATTTATGGCAACAAAGATAACGACATTCTCAATGGTGGAGACGGTAACGACACCCTGCATGGTGGGAAACGCCGGGATATTTTAACCGGAGGTGCCGGTGACGATATCCTCGCGGGAGAAATCGGTCAAGACATTCTCACAGGTGACGCGGGAAATGATACTTTTATCCTAGCCGGAGGAGAATTCGCCGCCCTGAGTTTGCCACAGGCTGATGTAATTATGGACTTTACCCTAGGGGATAAAATTGGTCTCGCTGGTGGGTTAGCTTTTGCTGATTTGACCTTAGAAACGATTAGCCTAAGTTTGAATAGTGCCGCCGCAATTACCGCCACTGCCTTGAAAGCCGGGGAGAATTATTTAGGGATTGTTGCTGGTATTGCTCCGGCTACTTTGACCGCTGATGTTTTTGTCGGTGTGTAG